The Deltaproteobacteria bacterium region GGCGTGGGTGGCGGGCCGCTCCCGCAGGGAGCGGATGAGGCGGCCGAGCTCCTCGCCGGGCACCGTGTCCGCCGGCCGGGCGGCGGGCGGGGCGGGCGCCCCCATGCCAGCGCCGCCGCCCTCGGTGGCCATCTTCTGGCGCAGGCGGTCCACCGTCTTCTGATCCACCTTCAGCCTCCCCATCGCGTCGGCGGCGGGGACCGCGAGTCCGTCGGCGTCGGTGTCGAGCACCTTCAGCACGTAGATGAGGCCGGCGTCGACGCCCTGGGCGCCGAGGGCCTCGGCCACGCTCAGGCGGGTGCGGGGATCGGGCTCCCCCGCCAGGGCCTTCTCCAGGGCCTTCTTCGACCAGGGGGCCTCGACCTTGCCCAGGAGGGCGGCGGCGTCCTGCCGCTGGTAGGGCTCGGGGGCGGCGAGGCCGGCCAGGAGCTGCTGCCTCGCGCTGGGATCGCCCAGGAGCGCCAGGCCCCGCAGGGCGGTGAGGCGGATCGTCTCGCTCGGGCTCTTCAGCTTCGCCTTCAGGGCGGGCGCGCTGGCGCGGTCTCCCGTGTCACCGATCGCCTCCAGGAGGTAGACCTCCAGCTCGCGATCCTCGCCGACCTTGGTCAGCGCGCCGCGCAGGGCCTTGCCCGCCGCCGGGCCGCCGAGGGCGCCGAGGGTGCGCACCGCCTCCAGCCGCACCGGCCGCTGCGCGTCGCCCAGGAGGGCCGCCACGACCTTCACCTGCGCCCTCCCGCCGTGCCGGCGCAGGGCGAAGAGGGCCTCCCTGCGCACCTCCCAGTCGGGATCCTCGGTCGCCGTGGAGAGGGGGCCCACCACCCGGGGATTCTTGTCGAGGAAGCCCAGCAGGTAGGCCGCCTTGATCCGGGCCTGGGTGTCGGGATCCTGCAGGAGGCTCGAGATGTCGTAGGGGACCCGGGGGTGGTGCCCGAAGGAGAGCTCGTTGATCAGCGGGTCCAGCGCCTCCTTCGGCGTCTGGCGGATCCGCAGCAGGAGCAGCTCGTTCTGGGCCTTCGCCGGGGTAGGGGCCAGGAGGGCCAGCAGCAGGGCGAGAGAGAGGAGGCGTCCGGTGATACGCATGACGCGCCACATCTTATAGACTCCGGGGTCTGAAAGGTGGTGGCGCCCACAATCCCCTTTGATCTCATTCTGGCGACGTCCATCGGACTCCTCGTGACCTGGGGAGGCGCGGAGGCCCTCGAGCGCGAGGGCTGGCGCGCCTTCTGGCAGATCGGCGCGGAGGTCCTCGCCTTCCACCTGCTGATCTTCTGCCCGGTGGGGGTGTACCTCTACGCCACCGAGCCGGCCTGGTCCTGGAACTACCTCGTCGATCCCGAGGGGCCCTCGGGCTGGCTCGGCTGGGTGGGCGTGAGCCTCTATGCGGTGATGGGGATGGTGGGGACCGCGGTCGGCGGCCTGCTGGTCCGCCGCGGCCAGCGCCGGATCCTCCTGGGCGCGGTGATCGCGACCCTCGCGATGCAGGGGCTCTTCTTCGCGGTCTTCTTCCAGGAGTTCTGGTGGGTCGGCAGCTACAAGGCCTTCCAGGCCGGCCCCGAGGCGGGTGGGATGCAGACCTTCGTCGAGGCCCGCCTCGGCTGGTCGCTCTTCCTCGTCGGCCCGATCTTCGTGGGCGTCGTGGGTTGGCTCTTCCTGCGCTGGAAGCGCTTCTCCCGGCGCCTCCGCCTCGGCCCCTCCGAGCTGGAGATGGCCGAGAAGTCTTGAAATTTCTTGGGGAAAGCGGGTCTGGGGTAATATTGACACTCA contains the following coding sequences:
- a CDS encoding DUF1460 domain-containing protein, with the protein product MRITGRLLSLALLLALLAPTPAKAQNELLLLRIRQTPKEALDPLINELSFGHHPRVPYDISSLLQDPDTQARIKAAYLLGFLDKNPRVVGPLSTATEDPDWEVRREALFALRRHGGRAQVKVVAALLGDAQRPVRLEAVRTLGALGGPAAGKALRGALTKVGEDRELEVYLLEAIGDTGDRASAPALKAKLKSPSETIRLTALRGLALLGDPSARQQLLAGLAAPEPYQRQDAAALLGKVEAPWSKKALEKALAGEPDPRTRLSVAEALGAQGVDAGLIYVLKVLDTDADGLAVPAADAMGRLKVDQKTVDRLRQKMATEGGGAGMGAPAPPAARPADTVPGEELGRLIRSLRERPATHAERLAAFSDHFKGVPYQISPLGEGAGFDPDPLARYDAVDCLTYVEQVLALAASPVEDPLPVLLDLRYARGRPSFGERNHLMMAEWIPRNVEKGYLIDVTREVGGEHVVETEKTLDAALWASRRGVDLPLASEEVPTGLYRLPIIPIAVFPEVMARIPDATLLLVVRRDLPVRPYRVTHLGFVFQKGEVTYLRHAAKAGYHQVVDERLDTFVRRNANYKKWPVEGFNLLAPRENPARTANL